ATCGATCAGAATACAGCGGAACTGTCCGGTATACAGGGGCATCAAAGGCTTTAACATTTTGGACGAGCTTGTATTCCCGTGTAAAAAGAGAACCGGAGTTCCACGACCATATTCTGTATAAAAAACAGATTTGCCTTGATATTTAAAATACGGCATTTTCTGGGCCTCCGTTTCCATGCTCATTTCATATAAGATAGCGTCATCCCTTGCAAAAAGACTTCCGGGCCGCTGAATCCTGATGAGCCTATGATACAACAGGCTCGGAGCTGTTTCAACGCCGAACAATCAAAATGGTGATTCTTTTTCTGGCCCTCCAGGAGTGCCATGGAAATCTTCCCTGGATCAGGAAGAAAAAATCCCTGCTTGACAAACGCTGGAAAAGGGCTATAATGAAGCGTACAGAAATGCAATGACAGAGCCAGCTTTGTGAAACCGGCTTTCAGCGAGAGGGGATTGGTGCAAGCCCTCAGCCTACGCCGCAAAGCGCGCCACTCTGGAGCGGCCCACGAGGAGTGGGACGGTTCATCCCCGTTATGAGATGACATGAGATGCCTAAGGGCAGATCAGGGTGGTACCGTGGAGTATTTTCCGCCCCTGACACAGGTCAGGGGCGCTTTTTTTATCTCAAAGCCGCGAATATGCAGACGAGGAGGCATACATGTATGAAATTTTCCAGCAGAATTGAGTCCTGTTCCCTGTCCCCGATCCGAAAGTTCCATCCTTACATGATGGAGGCAAAGGCCAAGGGCCGGACGGTTTATCACCTGAATATTGGTCAGCCGGATATTGAGACCCCCAAGGAATTTTTTGATGCTGTGCAGAATTACCAGGAAAAGGTTCTGGCCTATGCACCCTCTCCCGGTGTAGAGACATATCTGGAAGCCGCGCGGGATTACTACCTATCTTTAGGCTACCAGGTCAGCTGCGATGATATTCTGGCAACCTACGGCGGCAGTGAGGCGCTGCAGATCCTCTTCTCCTGTATCCTGGAGGAGGGGGACGAGGTTTTGGTGCCGGAGCCTTACTATCCAAACTATGACACCTTTATTCGGGTTACAGGCGCAACAATCCGCCCGATTCCCACGGAGCCAGAGCAGGGCTACCGCTACGCGACCCGGGAGCAGATTGAGCCCCGCATTACCTCACGCACCCGGGCCATTCTTGTGACCAACCCCGGGAACCCCACTGGCGTGGTGCTGACGGCTCAGGAGCGGCGGCTGCTGGTAGACATTGCTAAGGAGCACAACCTATTTCTCATCAGTGATGAAGTTTACCGGGAGCTGGTCTACGGCGGTCAGACACCATCCTCGATGTTGGAGTATCAGGACGCTGCGGAGCATGTGGCGATTGTGGACTCTGTTTCCAAACGGTTTTCCGCCACAGGTTCCCGAGTTGGGGTGATCGTCTCTCGGAATCGGGAGCTGATGGGGCACGCTATGAAAATTGCCCAGGGACGCCTCTGTGCCGCCACGCTGGATCAGGTGGGTGCCGCAGCTCTATACCGCTCTATGACACCGGAGTACTATGCCGGACTCCGGGCGGAATACCAGCATCGCCGTGATGCTGTGGTGGAGGAGCTCCAGAAGATTCCCGGTGTTCAGTTCTCCCATCCGGAGGGCGCGTTTTATCTGATGGTGACGCTTCCGGTGGATGACGCCGAAAAGCTTCAGTATTTCCTGCTACAGGAATTTGAGGACCATGGGGAGACGGTGATGTACGCCCCGGGCGAGGGCTTTTACGCCACACCCGGCAAAGGCCGCAGCGAGATCCGCATCGCCTATGTTACGGCAGCGGAGAAACTGCGCCGGGCTGTAGAGGTGCTGGGCCACGGCATTCAAGCCTATAACGCACAAAACCGCAGCTGAGAAACTGCTGGCCCTCAGGCAGGAGAGCGCTGGGAGAGTTGCATCCTGTAGGGCGAGTGGAAAAGCCTGTATCAGGGCTGCCGAGAGGGGCTGTGTACGGGAAAAGGCATCGATTCTCCGCTGTTTTTGGGTAATTTGGATTCAGGGAAACAAAAGCTTTATATAGCTGCGAATCAAAGAGAAAAGGGGCATCTCCGGAAATCGGAGATGCCCCTTTAGATAGGAAGTGAGCTTTGATCGGTCCCTCAATCTAGAGAAGGCACATCAGGCAACAATTGCTCTGCCAACATGAAAGACTGCCGGCATCCTATTTACCTGTCGATTTCAAAAGGGGGCAGCAGGTGGAGAACACTTGAAGAGTGTTTTTGAAATCCTACTTGACAAGTGGGAAAATATGTGCTATGAGTATATCATAGTAAAAAGATAGGAATAGGAGGATATCGATGAACGTATACGCGGATAATGCGGCTACCACCAGGCTTGGCGATACGGCTCTGGCGGCGATGATACCTTGCTTTCAAGAAGTCTATGGAAATCCGTCCAGCCTCCACAGCCCCGGTCAGCGGGCGGCGGAAAAACTGGCTGAGGCCCGGGATATTTTTGCCCGCTGTCTCCATGCTGACCCAAGGGAGATCACCTTTACCTCTGGAGGGAGTGAGGCGGACAACCAAGCGCTGCGCTCTGCTGCCGCTTTAGGCGCGCGGAAGGGAAAACGGCACTTGGTTTCCACAAAATTTGAGCACCACGCAGTTCTCCATACCCTGGAGGCGCTGGAGCAGGAGGGATTTGAGGTCACGCTGCTGGACATCCCGCCGGACGGCGTGGTAACAGCGGAACAGGTGCGTGCGGCGATTCGGCCGGATACCTGTCTGGTGTCTGTGATGTATGCGAATAACGAGATCGGCACAGTCATGCCGGTAGAGGAGATCGGTGAGGTGTGCCGGGAAGCCGGCGTGCTGTTCCATTCAGACGCTGTGCAGGCGGCTGGGCACCTGCCGATTGATGTGCAGGCCATGCACATAGACCTGCTGTCTCTCTCAGCCCATAAGTTCCATGGCCCCAAGGGAGTCGGTGTGCTGTACGCCAGACGGGGGATTCCATTGGTGAACATCATCTATGGGGGAGCCCAAGAGCGGGGCCGGCGGGCTGGCACGGAAAATATCCCTGCTATCTGCGGGGCGGCTGCGGCATTTGATGAGGCGTGCGCTCATATGGAGAAAAACGCGGCATACCTGACGCCCCTCCGAGACCGTCTGATTGCCGGATTGACCGC
This genomic window from Pusillibacter faecalis contains:
- a CDS encoding cysteine desulfurase family protein, coding for MNVYADNAATTRLGDTALAAMIPCFQEVYGNPSSLHSPGQRAAEKLAEARDIFARCLHADPREITFTSGGSEADNQALRSAAALGARKGKRHLVSTKFEHHAVLHTLEALEQEGFEVTLLDIPPDGVVTAEQVRAAIRPDTCLVSVMYANNEIGTVMPVEEIGEVCREAGVLFHSDAVQAAGHLPIDVQAMHIDLLSLSAHKFHGPKGVGVLYARRGIPLVNIIYGGAQERGRRAGTENIPAICGAAAAFDEACAHMEKNAAYLTPLRDRLIAGLTAIPHTVLNGDAHRRLPGNVNVCFEGVEGESLLLLLDAKGIAASSGSACTSGSLDPSHVLLALGRPHEVAHGSLRLSLSEYNTPEEIDYILKEVPGIIQYLRDMSPVWDELERGQRSHLI
- a CDS encoding pyridoxal phosphate-dependent aminotransferase → MKFSSRIESCSLSPIRKFHPYMMEAKAKGRTVYHLNIGQPDIETPKEFFDAVQNYQEKVLAYAPSPGVETYLEAARDYYLSLGYQVSCDDILATYGGSEALQILFSCILEEGDEVLVPEPYYPNYDTFIRVTGATIRPIPTEPEQGYRYATREQIEPRITSRTRAILVTNPGNPTGVVLTAQERRLLVDIAKEHNLFLISDEVYRELVYGGQTPSSMLEYQDAAEHVAIVDSVSKRFSATGSRVGVIVSRNRELMGHAMKIAQGRLCAATLDQVGAAALYRSMTPEYYAGLRAEYQHRRDAVVEELQKIPGVQFSHPEGAFYLMVTLPVDDAEKLQYFLLQEFEDHGETVMYAPGEGFYATPGKGRSEIRIAYVTAAEKLRRAVEVLGHGIQAYNAQNRS